The Oryzias melastigma strain HK-1 unplaced genomic scaffold, ASM292280v2 sc00988, whole genome shotgun sequence genome window below encodes:
- the LOC112141616 gene encoding poliovirus receptor homolog: MLAKPKNSADIVTVQAGTKSVVVAQCVAADSKPAASINWISSVRGNYSTSTTSGPDGTVTVRSEYRLVPTPDDNDKEVTCAVDQRTQERQWTKTLRLSVECKHFSFSSSNCRP, translated from the coding sequence CCAAGCCCAAGAACTCCGCCGACATCGTGACCGTCCAGGCCGGTACAAAGTCGGTGGTGGTGGCGCAGTGCGTGGCGGCAGACAGCAAGCCGGCGGCCTCCATCAACTGGATTTCCTCCGTCAGAGGCAATTACTCCACCAGCACCACAAGCGGGCCGGACGGAACGGTGACGGTACGCAGCGAATACCGTCTGGTTCCCACCCCGGACGACAACGACAAGGAGGTGACCTGCGCGGTGGACCAGAGGACGCAGGAGCGGCAGTGGACCAAAACGCTCAGGCTTTCTGTGGAGTGTAAGCATTTTTCGTTTTCTAGTTCAAACTGCCGACCTTGA